A stretch of Plesiomonas shigelloides DNA encodes these proteins:
- a CDS encoding PAS domain-containing hybrid sensor histidine kinase/response regulator: MQGWGVILVTLGWLGVLFLVAWLGDRFYRGNTAWRPWVYSFSIAVYCTSWTFFGTVGQASRDLWSFIPIYLGPILVFVFGWRLLGRMILIAKREHITSIADFIAARYGKAQTIGVLVTLICVAGVLPYIALQLKAISSGLTILAPDLIARASLSDRQLSLLVGIALSLFAILFGTRHIDATEHHRGVVLAIAFESLVKLVAFLGVGAGIVWLAAEQEIAWQWPTVTQSLPTNFSSFAIHLLLAVSAVICLPRQFHTTVVENSHPQDLHVARWVFPLYLLLMSLFVVPIALIGAAVLPGQVAADTYVINLPLAFGHSGLALLAFLGGASAAAGMVIVSSIALAIMVSNDLILPLLLRQKRFSHRSYHQFAGLLLNVRRLTIAVLFLLAWLCYLTIDPIPALAEIGYLSLSAVAQFMPALIGGLYWRLGNRKGVYAGLCSGFFLWLLALMAQTQLLAGTAETNILLRLVTPPAIPYLEHLSLADWGALLSLLVNSSLYIAVSLMTRASLSERLQAAGFTGVPVQEEDTQTLYQSRVSVEELETLVARFLGQFRARRAFMRFADQHQQILTPSSLASADLIRHSERLLAGVFGASSARLVLSSALQGRDMQLEEVATIVDEASELFDFSRTLLQGAIEHIDLGLSVIDKQLRLVAWNRRYLELFNFPSGLIQVGRPIEDIIRYNAQQGLCGSGDVETQVRRRVAHMQQGTSHRSARRRSDGRVIELQGNPMPGGGFVMSFTDITPFIEAENALLEANETLEARVQDRTRELTLLNQQLVAATQAAHQAAHSKSRFLAAVSHDLMQPLNAAKLFNASLLEILPAGEARRLAAQVEEAMTSAEELISDLLDMSRIEAGKLSVRRTDFNLFDVLDNLRSEFTILAQAQQMRLEVVDTQMWVNSDKKLLRRILQNFLTNAFRYAPCGRVVLGCRRQGKDVWIQVWDNGQGIPPDKVEIIFEEFSRLDHSRTAKENGLGLGLAIAKGMASVLEHGITVHSELGKGSVFSIRVPRIRQLLPAATVVGRQPTEQMPLPEFQGMRILCVDNEVSILDALQALLSRWGCEVRLAEDLHQVQALLQSGWQPQVILTDYHLAENLSGLDVLHHINAKFPVRCGAVLSADRSQQVLTAVQQAGYPFLAKPLKPLKLRLLLNSFYQQSFHQSSDPR, from the coding sequence ATGCAGGGATGGGGCGTCATACTGGTCACGCTGGGTTGGCTCGGCGTGCTGTTTCTGGTGGCTTGGCTAGGTGACCGCTTCTACCGCGGTAATACGGCTTGGCGACCGTGGGTGTACAGCTTTTCCATCGCAGTGTACTGCACGTCGTGGACGTTCTTCGGCACGGTCGGGCAGGCCAGTCGCGATTTGTGGTCTTTTATCCCTATCTATCTCGGCCCCATTTTGGTGTTTGTGTTTGGTTGGCGCTTATTGGGGCGCATGATCCTGATTGCAAAACGCGAACACATCACCTCGATTGCTGATTTTATTGCTGCTCGTTACGGCAAAGCGCAGACCATTGGCGTGTTGGTCACCTTGATTTGTGTGGCTGGCGTGCTGCCTTATATCGCTTTGCAACTCAAAGCCATCAGCAGCGGTTTAACCATTTTAGCTCCGGATCTGATTGCGCGAGCTAGCCTCAGCGATCGGCAGCTCTCCTTGTTGGTGGGCATTGCACTGAGCTTGTTCGCTATCTTGTTTGGCACTCGACATATTGATGCTACCGAGCACCATCGTGGCGTGGTCTTGGCTATTGCATTTGAATCGCTGGTTAAGCTGGTGGCCTTCCTTGGCGTAGGAGCCGGTATTGTCTGGTTAGCCGCAGAGCAAGAGATTGCTTGGCAGTGGCCAACAGTGACTCAGAGCTTGCCGACTAATTTCAGCAGTTTTGCGATCCATCTGTTGCTGGCCGTTAGCGCCGTGATTTGCCTGCCACGCCAGTTTCATACCACGGTGGTGGAAAACAGCCATCCACAAGATTTGCATGTGGCGCGCTGGGTGTTTCCTTTGTATTTGCTGCTGATGAGTCTGTTTGTGGTGCCGATTGCCTTGATTGGTGCGGCAGTGTTGCCTGGGCAAGTGGCGGCCGATACTTATGTCATCAATCTGCCACTGGCATTTGGTCATTCCGGTTTGGCGTTGCTGGCCTTTTTGGGCGGCGCGTCGGCGGCGGCAGGGATGGTGATCGTATCGAGCATTGCGCTGGCCATCATGGTCAGCAATGACCTGATTTTGCCGCTGCTGCTGCGGCAAAAACGCTTTTCCCATCGTAGCTATCATCAGTTTGCTGGTTTACTGTTGAATGTCCGCCGTTTGACCATTGCGGTACTGTTTTTACTGGCTTGGCTGTGCTACCTCACCATTGATCCCATTCCGGCGTTGGCGGAAATTGGCTATTTATCGCTATCGGCCGTGGCGCAGTTTATGCCGGCATTGATTGGCGGCCTGTATTGGCGCTTGGGTAACCGCAAAGGGGTGTACGCCGGCTTGTGCAGTGGTTTTTTTCTCTGGCTGTTGGCGTTGATGGCACAAACCCAGTTATTAGCCGGTACTGCGGAAACCAACATCTTACTGCGGCTGGTTACGCCGCCGGCCATTCCTTATTTAGAGCATCTGTCACTGGCCGATTGGGGCGCATTGCTCAGTTTGCTGGTGAACAGCAGCTTATATATTGCGGTTTCACTGATGACGCGTGCATCACTGAGTGAGCGTTTACAAGCGGCGGGCTTTACCGGTGTGCCGGTACAAGAAGAGGATACCCAAACTCTGTACCAGAGCCGAGTCTCGGTGGAAGAGTTGGAAACGCTGGTGGCGCGTTTTCTTGGCCAGTTTCGCGCGCGGCGCGCCTTTATGCGTTTTGCCGATCAACATCAGCAAATTTTGACTCCTTCTTCGTTGGCTTCGGCGGATTTGATCCGCCACAGCGAGCGTTTATTAGCTGGGGTGTTTGGTGCCTCCTCAGCGCGCTTGGTTTTATCCTCGGCCTTACAAGGGCGCGATATGCAGCTGGAAGAGGTGGCCACCATCGTGGATGAAGCCTCCGAGCTGTTTGATTTTTCGCGCACCTTATTACAAGGCGCGATTGAGCACATTGATTTGGGCTTAAGCGTGATAGATAAGCAGTTGCGGCTGGTGGCATGGAATCGGCGTTATCTGGAGCTGTTTAACTTTCCCTCCGGTCTAATTCAAGTTGGCCGCCCGATTGAAGATATTATTCGCTATAACGCGCAGCAAGGGTTATGTGGCTCTGGGGATGTTGAAACCCAAGTGCGTCGACGTGTCGCTCATATGCAGCAAGGCACTTCACATCGCTCAGCCCGCCGCCGCAGCGATGGGCGGGTTATCGAGCTGCAAGGTAATCCGATGCCCGGCGGCGGCTTTGTCATGAGTTTTACCGATATCACCCCATTCATCGAAGCGGAAAATGCCCTGTTGGAGGCCAACGAAACACTGGAAGCGCGGGTGCAAGATCGTACTCGCGAGTTGACCTTACTCAATCAGCAGCTGGTGGCGGCGACCCAAGCGGCGCATCAAGCCGCGCACTCCAAGAGTCGTTTTCTGGCTGCCGTTAGCCATGACTTGATGCAGCCACTGAATGCCGCCAAGTTATTCAACGCTTCTTTATTAGAGATTTTACCGGCCGGTGAAGCACGCCGTTTGGCGGCGCAAGTGGAAGAGGCGATGACCTCCGCCGAAGAGCTGATCAGTGATTTGCTGGATATGTCGCGCATTGAGGCCGGTAAACTGAGCGTTCGGCGCACTGATTTTAATCTGTTTGATGTGCTAGATAACCTGCGCAGTGAATTCACCATTTTGGCGCAAGCTCAGCAGATGCGTTTAGAGGTGGTGGATACGCAGATGTGGGTCAACAGTGATAAAAAGCTTTTGCGCCGCATCTTACAAAACTTTCTCACCAATGCTTTTCGTTACGCGCCCTGCGGTCGGGTGGTCTTGGGTTGTCGTCGCCAAGGCAAAGATGTGTGGATCCAAGTCTGGGATAACGGGCAAGGGATCCCGCCTGATAAAGTGGAGATCATCTTCGAAGAGTTCTCCCGTTTGGATCACAGCCGAACCGCCAAAGAAAATGGTCTGGGCTTAGGCTTAGCGATTGCCAAAGGGATGGCCAGCGTATTGGAGCACGGCATCACCGTGCACTCCGAGTTGGGCAAAGGTTCGGTATTCAGTATTCGAGTGCCGCGGATCCGCCAATTACTGCCCGCAGCCACTGTCGTCGGTCGTCAACCAACCGAGCAAATGCCATTGCCTGAGTTTCAAGGCATGCGCATTTTGTGCGTCGATAATGAGGTCAGCATTTTAGATGCGCTCCAAGCGCTATTAAGCCGCTGGGGATGTGAAGTGCGTTTGGCCGAAGATCTGCATCAAGTCCAAGCGTTACTGCAAAGTGGCTGGCAGCCGCAGGTGATCCTGACGGATTACCACCTGGCGGAAAACTTAAGCGGGTTAGATGTACTACACCACATCAACGCCAAGTTTCCGGTTCGCTGTGGCGCCGTCTTAAGTGCCGATCGCTCACAACAGGTATTAACGGCCGTACAGCAAGCGGGTTATCCATTTTTGGCCAAACCGCTTAAACCCCTTAAATTGCGCCTTTTGCTCAACAGCTTTTATCAACAGAGCTTTCATCAATCGAGCGATCCGCGATGA
- a CDS encoding efflux RND transporter permease subunit, which produces MFSKFFIERPIFASVISIIIVLGGLAAMRALPVEQYPQITPPVVSVTTYYPGATPEVISQTVAAPLEQQINGVERMIYMQSGSASNGQMNLNIYFEIGTDPDQATINVNNRVSAAMAQMPEEVKKQGITVRKKSTSIMQVLTLQSPNGSYDTTYLSNYALLNIIDELKRIPGIGDITLFGGTDYAMRIWLRPDRLAQLQLTPADVIAAIREQNTQFAAGKIGAQPTSAPIDFTYTVQTKGRLEDVKEFENIIILSRPDGSKVRVKDVARVELGGKDYDVTARINSQPAVGIFTYLQPGANAVMVADAVRDTMERLKTRFPQDLEYQIPYDTTEFVKISIEEVVKTLFEAIVLVFVVVYLFLQNFRATLIPCIAVPVSLIGTFAGMLMLGFSINLLTLFGMVLAIGIVVDDAIVVLENVERIMTERRCSPREAAILAMQEVSGPVVAIVLVLCAVFLPVAFMGGMTGVMYKQFAITVAVSVAISGLVALTLSPALCAVLLKEGHQQPARFFVWFNQAFDRLTVRYVGGVAFLNRRVGVAFGIIGALLLCTYALFARVPGELVPNEDQGYLISSIMLPDAASLNRTQNVADQFDQIIMANPHVENVVTFSGFDILSNSIVSNRGLSFIPLKDWSERQGSGQDSFALAKTFQGLSVMGQSDGVAASFNPPPIQGMSTTGGLEGYLQNRGSSDTQAFSAEVQRFLDAAKSRPEFSSVTTTFRANVPQVYMDLDREKAKALGLPINAVFDTMQATFGQVYVNDFNQFGRTYRVQLQSEADYRAKRDDIRNVYVRSVNGEMIPLSSLVTVRDSSGPELVERFNIFQAAKIMVQPAAGYSSGQAIAALERVASEVLGNDAKLEWIGSAYQEKAAAGSAAMAFGFGIVMIFLILAAQYERWSLPFAVITAVPFALFGALLATWLVGLTNNVYFQIGLVTLVGLAAKNAILIVEFAVMKHEEGMSLLDSALEAARLRFRPIIMTSMAFILGCVPLVLSSGAGAASRHALGWPVIGGMLAATFIAIFFIPLFFRLIMQLLERK; this is translated from the coding sequence ATGTTTTCGAAGTTTTTTATCGAGCGACCTATTTTTGCCAGCGTGATTTCTATCATTATCGTGCTGGGCGGTTTGGCTGCGATGCGGGCATTGCCGGTAGAGCAATATCCGCAAATTACCCCGCCGGTGGTATCGGTAACGACTTATTACCCTGGTGCGACGCCGGAAGTGATTTCCCAAACGGTGGCGGCACCGTTGGAGCAGCAGATCAATGGTGTTGAGCGGATGATTTACATGCAATCCGGCTCGGCGTCCAATGGTCAGATGAACCTGAATATTTACTTTGAGATTGGCACCGATCCCGACCAAGCCACGATCAACGTGAATAACCGTGTGTCGGCTGCGATGGCGCAAATGCCGGAAGAGGTGAAAAAACAGGGGATCACGGTACGGAAAAAATCCACCTCCATCATGCAGGTATTAACGCTGCAATCACCCAATGGCAGCTATGACACTACCTATCTTTCCAACTATGCCTTGCTGAATATTATTGATGAGCTTAAGCGGATTCCTGGTATCGGTGATATTACGCTGTTTGGCGGTACCGACTATGCCATGCGGATCTGGTTGCGCCCCGATCGGCTGGCACAGCTGCAATTGACGCCGGCGGATGTGATTGCGGCGATTCGTGAACAGAATACCCAGTTTGCAGCCGGCAAGATTGGCGCGCAACCGACCAGTGCCCCAATTGATTTTACCTATACGGTGCAGACCAAAGGGCGTCTGGAGGATGTGAAGGAATTCGAGAACATCATTATTTTGTCGCGGCCAGATGGCTCTAAAGTGCGGGTTAAAGATGTCGCGCGCGTAGAGCTGGGCGGTAAAGATTATGACGTGACTGCGCGGATCAATAGCCAACCGGCGGTGGGGATCTTCACGTATTTGCAACCGGGGGCCAATGCGGTCATGGTGGCCGATGCGGTGCGCGACACCATGGAGCGGCTGAAAACCCGTTTCCCACAAGATTTGGAATACCAGATCCCGTATGACACTACCGAGTTTGTGAAAATCTCAATTGAAGAAGTGGTCAAAACGCTGTTCGAGGCTATCGTTCTGGTGTTTGTGGTGGTGTACCTGTTCTTACAAAACTTCCGTGCGACCTTGATCCCCTGTATTGCGGTGCCGGTATCGTTGATTGGTACCTTTGCTGGGATGTTGATGCTGGGTTTTTCCATCAACCTATTGACGCTGTTTGGCATGGTACTGGCGATTGGTATCGTGGTGGATGATGCGATCGTGGTGCTGGAAAACGTAGAGCGGATCATGACAGAGCGGCGTTGCTCGCCACGCGAAGCGGCAATTCTGGCGATGCAGGAAGTGTCTGGGCCGGTGGTGGCCATCGTTCTGGTGCTGTGTGCAGTGTTCTTGCCGGTGGCCTTTATGGGCGGGATGACCGGTGTCATGTACAAACAATTTGCGATTACCGTGGCGGTGTCGGTGGCGATCTCGGGCTTGGTGGCATTGACGCTATCACCGGCGTTGTGTGCGGTACTGCTAAAAGAAGGCCATCAGCAGCCAGCGCGCTTTTTTGTTTGGTTTAACCAGGCGTTTGACCGTTTAACTGTGCGTTATGTCGGCGGCGTGGCCTTTTTGAATCGGCGAGTCGGAGTGGCGTTCGGGATTATCGGGGCGCTATTGCTGTGCACCTACGCCTTATTTGCTCGCGTGCCGGGGGAGTTGGTGCCGAATGAGGATCAGGGCTATCTCATCTCATCGATTATGTTGCCGGATGCGGCATCGTTGAATCGTACGCAAAACGTGGCGGATCAGTTCGACCAGATCATCATGGCTAATCCGCATGTTGAGAATGTAGTGACCTTCTCGGGTTTCGATATTCTGTCGAACTCGATTGTCAGTAACCGTGGATTGTCATTTATCCCGTTGAAAGATTGGAGTGAACGCCAAGGCAGTGGGCAAGACTCCTTTGCTTTGGCCAAAACATTCCAAGGCTTGAGTGTGATGGGGCAATCTGATGGGGTTGCTGCCTCCTTCAATCCGCCACCGATTCAGGGCATGTCGACCACCGGTGGATTAGAAGGCTACCTGCAGAACCGAGGAAGTAGCGATACGCAGGCTTTTTCCGCCGAAGTGCAGCGCTTTTTGGATGCAGCGAAGAGCCGCCCTGAGTTTTCCAGCGTCACCACCACCTTTCGCGCGAATGTGCCACAGGTCTATATGGATTTGGATCGTGAAAAGGCTAAGGCGCTCGGCTTACCGATCAACGCGGTGTTCGACACGATGCAGGCAACGTTTGGCCAAGTCTATGTGAATGACTTCAACCAGTTTGGCCGTACTTATCGGGTGCAGTTACAGTCGGAGGCCGATTACCGCGCTAAGCGCGATGATATTCGCAATGTGTATGTGCGCTCGGTCAATGGCGAGATGATCCCGCTCAGCAGTTTGGTGACGGTACGTGACAGTTCCGGTCCGGAGCTGGTTGAACGTTTTAATATCTTCCAAGCGGCTAAAATCATGGTGCAACCAGCGGCCGGTTACAGCTCGGGGCAGGCTATCGCCGCGTTAGAACGAGTGGCGAGCGAGGTGCTCGGTAATGATGCCAAGCTGGAGTGGATCGGTTCGGCCTACCAAGAAAAAGCGGCGGCCGGCAGTGCGGCAATGGCGTTTGGCTTTGGTATCGTCATGATCTTTTTGATTTTGGCGGCGCAATATGAGCGTTGGAGCTTGCCGTTCGCGGTGATCACCGCAGTCCCGTTTGCGTTGTTCGGTGCACTATTAGCCACGTGGCTGGTTGGCTTAACCAACAACGTCTATTTCCAGATAGGATTGGTGACTTTGGTCGGCTTGGCGGCAAAAAATGCCATCTTGATTGTGGAGTTTGCAGTGATGAAGCATGAAGAGGGGATGAGTCTGCTTG
- a CDS encoding 3-phenylpropionate MFS transporter — MTLSSPLWLGVYFFTYFFTYGIYLPFWSLWLSGIGQSPDSIGLLLGVGLAARFTGNLCLTPRVKHAGLLIHALRLLGGLSLVTAGGFFFGQQHLWWLFVVMVLFNLINGPLIPLGDALANTWQRQVGLDYGRARLWGSLAFIVGSTLIGWVIQLTDYRAALWGLLISLVVLNLCWWMRPRTAPADVATRHGSQVSFADVLQSSNVVRFMLCVTLLQGSHAAYYAFSTIYWSSLGYSTATISMLWSIGVVAEIFVFAFSGRVVSSWAIRTLLLISAIGVFIRWGMLAEVQSLGALILVQLMHGITFALCHVASIRFIREQPESHTIRLQAIYAALVTGGGIAVMTVISGYLYESLGSNVFWCMALLAIPAIMLRPSRG, encoded by the coding sequence ATGACGCTGTCGTCGCCTTTATGGCTGGGAGTCTACTTTTTTACCTATTTTTTCACCTATGGCATCTATTTACCGTTTTGGTCACTGTGGCTATCCGGCATCGGCCAGTCTCCAGACAGTATCGGCTTATTGCTGGGCGTGGGGCTGGCGGCGCGATTCACTGGTAACCTGTGTCTGACACCGCGAGTTAAGCATGCCGGTTTACTGATCCATGCGCTGCGTTTACTCGGCGGGTTGAGTTTGGTGACTGCCGGCGGCTTTTTCTTCGGCCAGCAGCACCTGTGGTGGCTGTTTGTGGTGATGGTGCTGTTTAACCTGATCAATGGTCCGCTGATCCCGCTGGGCGATGCACTGGCAAATACTTGGCAACGGCAGGTGGGGTTGGATTATGGCCGCGCCCGCTTGTGGGGCTCGCTGGCCTTTATTGTCGGTTCGACGTTGATTGGTTGGGTTATTCAGCTCACCGACTATCGCGCCGCATTGTGGGGCTTACTGATTAGCTTAGTGGTGTTGAATCTGTGCTGGTGGATGCGTCCACGTACCGCGCCGGCTGATGTGGCGACGCGCCACGGTAGTCAAGTCAGTTTCGCGGATGTTTTACAATCGTCCAATGTCGTGCGTTTTATGCTCTGCGTAACTTTGCTGCAAGGCTCGCACGCAGCCTATTACGCATTTAGCACTATCTATTGGAGTTCGTTGGGATACAGCACGGCGACCATCAGTATGTTGTGGTCGATTGGTGTGGTGGCCGAAATCTTCGTGTTTGCCTTCTCCGGTCGAGTGGTCAGCAGTTGGGCGATTCGTACTTTGCTGCTGATTTCCGCCATCGGCGTGTTTATCCGCTGGGGCATGCTGGCTGAAGTACAAAGCTTGGGCGCACTGATTTTGGTGCAATTGATGCACGGCATTACGTTTGCCTTATGTCACGTGGCGTCAATTCGGTTTATCCGCGAGCAGCCCGAGAGCCATACGATCCGTTTGCAGGCCATTTATGCTGCGCTGGTTACCGGTGGTGGTATTGCGGTGATGACGGTCATCTCCGGTTATCTGTATGAAAGTCTGGGCAGTAACGTCTTCTGGTGCATGGCCTTGTTGGCTATTCCGGCCATAATGCTTCGCCCGTCACGTGGGTAA
- a CDS encoding efflux RND transporter periplasmic adaptor subunit: MIILAGSLVGCGDEPASSAQVAPVVPVVVETVQAKDVPLTTEMVGETAGYREIEVRSRVGGILLKRHYVEGQPVVAGDLLFEIDPEPYKVALEQAKSLLAQESARLNKARADRARVIPLYKKQVVSRKDYDDVIASYEAAIASHQAAQAKVKEAELNLSYTRVTAPIDGMASKSTQSEGSLISTLGDNSLLTTITQYDPLYVNFSYSEQDRLNFERGIKSGAIQARSAADWTTRIRLADGSLYSEVGKLNFSDNRVDGKTGTIRARAIFDNERGILLPGQFVRLTIDLGTRKDAIVVPAKAIVQSQADRMLMVVDAENKVVPRPVKLGSVVESGVLIESGLQAGERYIVEGLMKARPGVVIQPVSVQEMSAISQKVVSASAAK, encoded by the coding sequence ATGATCATCCTTGCCGGCAGTTTGGTTGGTTGTGGTGATGAGCCGGCCTCATCGGCACAGGTAGCGCCAGTGGTGCCTGTGGTAGTTGAAACTGTGCAGGCCAAGGATGTGCCTTTAACAACTGAGATGGTCGGAGAGACGGCCGGTTATCGGGAAATTGAGGTGCGTTCACGGGTTGGCGGTATTTTGCTTAAGCGCCATTATGTGGAAGGGCAACCTGTGGTCGCTGGGGACTTACTATTTGAGATCGATCCAGAGCCTTATAAAGTAGCACTGGAGCAAGCTAAAAGTTTATTAGCGCAAGAGAGTGCTCGGTTAAATAAAGCGCGTGCCGATCGTGCACGGGTGATTCCGTTATATAAGAAACAAGTTGTCAGCCGAAAAGATTATGATGATGTGATCGCCAGTTATGAGGCGGCAATCGCGAGCCATCAAGCGGCGCAAGCAAAAGTCAAAGAGGCGGAATTAAATCTTAGTTATACCCGAGTGACCGCGCCAATTGATGGCATGGCCAGTAAAAGCACTCAGTCTGAAGGCAGTTTAATTTCAACTTTAGGTGATAACAGCTTACTGACGACCATTACACAATATGACCCCTTGTACGTGAATTTTTCTTATTCGGAACAAGATCGACTTAATTTTGAACGTGGTATTAAAAGCGGTGCGATACAAGCACGTAGTGCGGCAGATTGGACGACCCGTATTCGTTTGGCCGATGGCTCATTATATTCGGAAGTAGGCAAATTGAACTTTTCGGATAATCGCGTAGATGGCAAAACCGGCACGATCCGGGCTCGGGCAATTTTTGATAATGAGCGCGGGATATTGTTGCCGGGGCAATTTGTTCGTCTAACCATTGATTTGGGTACGCGCAAAGACGCGATAGTGGTGCCAGCGAAGGCGATTGTGCAGTCACAGGCCGATCGGATGCTGATGGTAGTGGATGCGGAGAATAAGGTGGTACCTCGACCGGTGAAACTGGGCTCGGTGGTGGAAAGTGGGGTGTTGATTGAAAGTGGCTTGCAAGCGGGAGAGCGTTACATCGTTGAGGGTTTGATGAAAGCTCGCCCTGGTGTGGTGATCCAGCCGGTATCGGTACAAGAGATGAGCGCGATTAGCCAGAAGGTTGTCAGTGCCAGCGCGGCAAAATAA
- a CDS encoding DUF294 nucleotidyltransferase-like domain-containing protein, which yields MTDILNLARPPFDVLSPAQQQILQQHVDLTYFRAGDEITRSDSPLDAQSLYVILKGRVAEYSAAHSEPHSDYTGEDIFAAFIRPDPHTLTRFQAEEDTICFTLPYRIFQQLCSENPDFSHYFTAMLTARSPDHDPALPPSMAEFILQPIQPAMLSEVLTVDEQQTLQAVSQLMFARKTDCALRQHQGQWYILTRTTLLQALTQENRQLTDPIALLPRPTLQKVQLGDSLFNAMQRMMRHNIKRIVVVDEQQQPCGILHLTQILSLFSTHTHALALRIRRARTMEELILISAQLPMLLNTLHHNDVHIRVLCQLISGLNELLIEKTFALTIPETIQTQVCLFVLGSEGRREQLLKTDQDNALVIADDLNWPTQQADLARFTTALCQLGYPPCPGHAMVSNPQWVKTVSVWQQAIQQAAARGQADDLLWLAILCDMQAIAGEATLLTPVQQTLHEQFRTYPLLPAGLCRTALMFEPPLNLFGQLRTNEQGVDLKRRGLFPLMHGVRVLAAEAGLESHNTLERLQALTSLGVLSADFADDIAAAFRLLLRLRLHAQLHAASPSSAEQSTELASPHTATSLSAALQPAQLRHRERDLLRHAFQVVHLFQQWLARRYAIQV from the coding sequence ATGACCGATATTCTCAATTTGGCGCGACCACCTTTTGATGTACTCAGCCCCGCGCAGCAACAGATACTGCAACAGCATGTGGATCTGACCTATTTTCGCGCCGGTGACGAAATCACGCGCAGCGACAGTCCCCTGGATGCACAATCACTGTATGTGATCCTCAAAGGTCGCGTGGCCGAATACAGTGCCGCCCATAGCGAGCCGCACAGCGACTATACTGGGGAAGATATTTTCGCCGCCTTTATCCGACCCGATCCCCATACTCTGACTCGCTTTCAAGCCGAAGAAGATACCATCTGCTTTACGCTGCCCTATCGGATTTTTCAGCAGCTGTGCAGCGAGAATCCGGATTTCAGCCATTACTTTACCGCGATGCTCACCGCTCGCTCACCGGATCACGACCCCGCGCTGCCGCCCAGTATGGCGGAATTTATCTTACAACCGATCCAACCGGCCATGCTCAGTGAAGTGCTGACCGTTGACGAACAGCAAACCCTTCAGGCCGTCAGCCAACTGATGTTTGCTCGTAAAACAGACTGCGCCCTGCGCCAGCATCAAGGTCAATGGTATATCCTAACCCGCACCACCTTGCTGCAAGCACTCACGCAGGAGAATCGACAACTCACCGATCCCATCGCTTTACTGCCGCGCCCAACGCTACAAAAAGTTCAGTTGGGCGATTCGCTGTTTAACGCCATGCAACGCATGATGCGGCATAACATTAAACGGATCGTGGTGGTCGATGAGCAGCAGCAACCGTGCGGGATCTTACACCTGACCCAAATTTTGAGTCTGTTCTCTACCCATACCCACGCACTCGCGCTGCGTATCCGCCGTGCGCGCACAATGGAAGAATTAATCCTCATCAGTGCCCAGCTGCCAATGCTACTCAATACGCTGCACCATAACGATGTGCATATTCGGGTGCTATGCCAGCTGATAAGCGGCTTAAATGAGTTATTAATAGAAAAGACATTTGCGCTCACCATCCCCGAAACCATCCAAACGCAGGTTTGCTTGTTTGTGCTGGGCTCGGAAGGGCGGCGCGAACAGCTGCTTAAAACCGATCAAGACAATGCGCTGGTGATTGCCGATGATCTTAATTGGCCAACCCAGCAAGCCGATCTGGCACGTTTCACTACCGCGCTATGCCAACTCGGCTATCCGCCCTGCCCTGGCCATGCCATGGTCAGCAACCCGCAATGGGTTAAAACAGTCAGTGTGTGGCAACAGGCCATTCAGCAAGCGGCAGCGCGCGGACAAGCCGATGATTTGCTGTGGCTGGCCATCTTATGTGACATGCAGGCAATTGCCGGTGAAGCAACCTTACTGACACCAGTACAACAGACACTGCATGAACAATTTCGGACTTACCCTTTATTACCTGCCGGCCTGTGCCGCACCGCGTTGATGTTTGAACCGCCGCTAAATCTGTTCGGACAATTGCGCACCAATGAACAGGGCGTGGATCTCAAACGGCGTGGACTGTTTCCATTGATGCATGGGGTACGCGTACTAGCAGCAGAAGCCGGATTGGAAAGCCACAACACCCTTGAGCGATTGCAAGCGCTCACGAGTCTTGGCGTGCTGTCGGCTGATTTTGCCGATGATATAGCGGCCGCCTTTCGCTTACTGCTGCGTTTACGCCTGCATGCCCAGCTGCACGCTGCTTCCCCCTCCTCGGCCGAACAGAGCACAGAGCTGGCATCCCCACACACTGCAACCTCACTTTCCGCCGCGCTCCAACCGGCGCAATTGCGCCATCGCGAGCGTGATCTGCTGCGTCATGCCTTTCAGGTCGTGCATCTTTTTCAACAGTGGCTGGCGCGCCGCTATGCCATTCAGGTCTGA